GACCGAGCACTCTTATGACTTTCATATCGAACCAATCGATGCCTCCGCGGCGATCTCTCCGCTCCTCCCGTCTGGGCAGGAGGAGGATGAAGCTGAGGATACGCTGCTGGAGGATTTCCGCACCGCCCAGCACATTCGCCAGGCCGCGCAGCCAGGTCCCGCCCACGCTGCGCCTGCCAGCATGGATCGGCAGTCCTATACTACTGCCCCCCTTGAGGCCGGAGAGCACCAGGAAGAGGAGGAGCCAGCTGATCCCTTCAGTCGTATCGAGGAAATCTCCCCCAGCTCTCTTCCCGAACAGCGCGGAGCCTTCGCTCCCATCGATGAGGTTGAGGACGATATTCCGGCCATCTCGGGGAGGCGCAGAACGCTGCTGGAAGCCGAGGTCGAGGATCTGGGTGATCAGGGGGATATCGCCCTGCCATCGACGCACCTTTCTGCCGAGCACTGGAGTACCCCTGGTGGGGAAGAACCAGCGGAAGAAAGCGAAGACTTCCCGTCCCCCGTGTCGGGGTTGGGGGCGCGGAGCTATGGCCGATCAGCCTCGTCGCGATTGAGCAGCTTTGGCGGAGAGCCTGCCCTGCCCGACGCCGAAGAGGAGGAGAGCGAGATGGGCCTGCCCGATATTGAGGCGCTGCCTACGCGGGCCCTACCTCCCCGCGCTGCCCCTGAGCCTCCTCGTGTAATCAGCGGCTCGTTGGTCAAGGGAGCGACTGGCCCGGCTGCAGCGAGGGCAGCTCTGCCGGGCCCAACACCACGCGGCCCGGGCGAAGCGGTCACGGGCCGGCCTCAGAGCAAGGCAACGCCTACCACCAACACCGGGACACGGGTCACTGCTGCTCGCTCCCCCCGGCGACCGGCGAAGACTGAGAGCAGGGGGGCGCGAGGCCCCTTGCTCTTTGTGGGCCTGCTCGTGCTCTTGCTGGCCCTCGTCGCTGGCCTCGCTTACTATGTTCCCTCGGCTGAGGTGAGTTTTACGCTCCCTGCACGGGCCTTTAGCCAGAATCTCCAGCTCACCGCCAGCTCTACCACGCGCCTGAACGTGGCCGCTCATACCTTGCCGGCGCAGGTCTTGCTCTTTAGCCGCAATGCTCAGGCTCAAGGCCGGGCTAGCGGACTGGCCAGGGTTGGCGTGGTCAAGGCCCACGGCACAGTCGAGTTCACCAATAAGGGCACGCGCTCGCTCGTCATCCCGACGGGTACCATTGTGGCAACTCCCTCGGGCATCCAGTTTAGAACCACTGCCGAGCCGCTGGTTACACCCGGAACTACCTACCCGGTACAAGTCGAAGCAGTCAATCCCGGCACCAGCGGCAATGTGCCAGCCAATAGCATCACAGTCATTCCCCCTGAGAGCCTGCAGCAGATTGGGGCCTCTGCTACTGAACTGACAGTCACCAATCCTCAGCCGACCTCGGGCGGCGGCCTGGGGAGCGTGCCCCAGGTGACCAGCGCCGACGTCACTACCCTCAAGAACCAGTTGAATGCTCAGTTGCAACAAGAGCTGCGTGACTGGCTCCAGCAGCAACTGCATGATGGTGATGTGGCTGGTCAACCAGTGGTGCAAGAACAGGTCAATGCCTCT
This Thermogemmatispora onikobensis DNA region includes the following protein-coding sequences:
- a CDS encoding baseplate J/gp47 family protein; amino-acid sequence: MSDEQQIIYLGPEEELTDVRQRLEKVSARRLILVVPPQTKLRSHVGWRLLHARTRELGKDVLVVSSDRQVRVVVKAAGFKVAESLTSPPSSRARPGSRPARTPQHSSGSRSTTRGLTARTRAEQQRSSAAGAEEREERSLLPRAPVPGQRPLEEGDKPVRLSSSFGRARESREPLIEDLASPQRPAEESGSVRRYSQPSTEHSYDFHIEPIDASAAISPLLPSGQEEDEAEDTLLEDFRTAQHIRQAAQPGPAHAAPASMDRQSYTTAPLEAGEHQEEEEPADPFSRIEEISPSSLPEQRGAFAPIDEVEDDIPAISGRRRTLLEAEVEDLGDQGDIALPSTHLSAEHWSTPGGEEPAEESEDFPSPVSGLGARSYGRSASSRLSSFGGEPALPDAEEEESEMGLPDIEALPTRALPPRAAPEPPRVISGSLVKGATGPAAARAALPGPTPRGPGEAVTGRPQSKATPTTNTGTRVTAARSPRRPAKTESRGARGPLLFVGLLVLLLALVAGLAYYVPSAEVSFTLPARAFSQNLQLTASSTTRLNVAAHTLPAQVLLFSRNAQAQGRASGLARVGVVKAHGTVEFTNKGTRSLVIPTGTIVATPSGIQFRTTAEPLVTPGTTYPVQVEAVNPGTSGNVPANSITVIPPESLQQIGASATELTVTNPQPTSGGGLGSVPQVTSADVTTLKNQLNAQLQQELRDWLQQQLHDGDVAGQPVVQEQVNASPAVGQVTTTGSFTATLTFQAAILVVRAADIQEAARAALNAAIQKQQQGYELLSEKPVSIAQLKGASHNGGSSLTLTFTASGLVGPAISDEELQGQLSGKAKDQALNDLNSLLTARLGKQAVDIQTTISVNPGFYPWMPLLRDHIHIHRNIVTVS